Proteins from one Methanococcus maripaludis C5 genomic window:
- the ilvC gene encoding ketol-acid reductoisomerase, translated as MKVFYDSDFKLDALKEKTIAVIGYGSQGRAQSLNMKDSGLNVVVGLRKNGASWENAKADGHNVMTIEEAAEKADIIHILIPDELQAEVYESQIKPYLKEGKTLSFSHGFNIHYGFIVPPKGVNVVLVAPKSPGKMVRRTYEEGFGVPGLICIEIDATNNAFDIVSAMAKGIGLSRAGVIQTTFKEETETDLFGEQAVLCGGVTELIKAGFETLVEAGYAPEMAYFETCHELKLIVDLIYQKGFKNMWNDVSNTAEYGGLTRRSRIVTADSKAAMKEILKEIQDGRFTKEFVLEKQVNHAHLKAMRRIEGDLQIEEVGAKLRKMCGLEKEE; from the coding sequence ATGAAGGTATTCTATGACTCAGATTTTAAATTAGATGCTTTAAAAGAAAAAACAATTGCAGTAATCGGTTATGGAAGTCAAGGTAGGGCACAGTCCTTAAACATGAAAGACAGCGGATTAAACGTTGTTGTTGGTTTAAGAAAAAACGGTGCTTCATGGGAAAACGCTAAAGCAGACGGTCACAACGTAATGACTATCGAAGAAGCTGCTGAAAAAGCTGACATCATCCACATCTTAATTCCTGACGAATTACAGGCAGAAGTTTATGAAAGCCAGATAAAACCATATTTAAAGGAAGGAAAAACACTCAGCTTTTCACATGGTTTTAACATCCACTATGGATTCATTGTTCCACCAAAGGGAGTTAACGTGGTTTTAGTTGCTCCAAAATCACCTGGAAAAATGGTTAGAAGAACATACGAAGAAGGCTTCGGTGTTCCAGGTTTAATCTGTATCGAAATCGATGCAACAAACAACGCATTTGACATTGTTTCAGCAATGGCAAAAGGAATCGGTTTATCAAGGGCCGGAGTTATCCAGACAACTTTCAAAGAAGAAACAGAAACTGACCTTTTCGGTGAACAAGCTGTTTTATGCGGCGGAGTTACCGAATTAATCAAAGCAGGATTCGAAACACTTGTTGAAGCAGGATACGCACCAGAAATGGCATACTTTGAAACATGCCACGAATTGAAATTAATTGTTGACTTAATCTACCAAAAAGGATTCAAAAACATGTGGAACGATGTAAGTAACACTGCAGAATACGGTGGACTTACAAGAAGAAGCAGAATCGTTACAGCTGACTCAAAAGCTGCAATGAAAGAAATCTTAAAAGAAATCCAAGATGGAAGATTCACAAAAGAATTCGTGCTTGAAAAACAAGTAAACCACGCGCACTTAAAAGCAATGAGAAGAATCGAAGGAGACTTACAAATCGAAGAAGTCGGTGCAAAATTAAGAAAAATGTGCGGTCTTGAAAAAGAAGAATGA
- a CDS encoding ATP-binding protein, whose amino-acid sequence MRFEDLLKHNKENREHDSIAIVGARGSGKTTHMNAIAYLFEKAGFKYKICYSINDIPEDLDEFDCIFLDDFASKFNNRDYSTKKNKNFNFLLQEVREVLPMFVTTAPDIYLFDKVIRSMFKPFYIANYGRLVTDTGFSFEVPFLKGFEEFFEKQKAIERTGKIERAKMYVQQMKA is encoded by the coding sequence ATGAGATTTGAAGACCTTTTGAAACATAACAAAGAAAATAGGGAGCATGACTCTATTGCTATTGTGGGGGCTCGTGGAAGTGGAAAAACTACCCATATGAACGCAATTGCGTATCTGTTTGAAAAAGCCGGATTTAAGTATAAAATTTGTTACTCAATAAATGATATTCCTGAAGACTTAGACGAATTCGACTGTATATTTTTAGATGATTTTGCATCTAAATTTAACAATCGTGATTATTCTACCAAAAAAAATAAAAATTTTAACTTTTTGCTTCAAGAAGTAAGAGAAGTTCTTCCTATGTTTGTTACAACTGCACCGGATATTTATTTATTCGATAAAGTCATTCGTTCCATGTTTAAGCCGTTTTATATTGCTAACTATGGGCGATTAGTAACTGATACTGGCTTTTCTTTTGAAGTTCCGTTTTTGAAAGGTTTTGAAGAATTCTTCGAAAAACAGAAAGCAATTGAAAGAACTGGAAAAATAGAACGTGCAAAAATGTATGTTCAACAAATGAAAGCATGA
- a CDS encoding DEAD/DEAH box helicase: MSVHEVLKDFGIKTLRPPQEKVLDNGLLEKNKNFLVCIPTASGKTLIGEMAFINHLLDENKKPTNKKAIFIVPLKALATEKYEEFKEKYEKYGLKIGISIGDFDSKEDLSSNNLIITTSEKLDSLIRHKIDWLEDVSCVVIDEIHLIGDGDRGATLEVVLTILKSLELQIIGLSATVGNPGELADWLNAKLVIDSWRPIELRKATFFENTIEYTDKKEKDVKRHKKNPLENLVIDTVNEDGSCLIFCSSKRNAVGEAKKHDLREYLHPLEVEKLIEVSEELLSSDSEGKTVKTLADCVKKGIAFHHAGLTTQQRKIVESAYRNRIIKVICCTPTLSAGLNMPCRRAIIRDVKRFSDNGMKLIPVMEIHQCIGRAGRPGLDPYGEGIVVLKKKADVMEALNLLNGDPEHIYSGIANYKSLEKHILGLIASDITRNKTELYKFLKNTFYAYQYDDFGKIKRTVEEILFDFKNSKLVRPENEILEVTALGLRVSELYISPSSAIHILDGLKGLENYSFEDHILLTLSGTHEMKPKLRTPEDNSELRNELESLGYDTVDDLVDDFFYSGLFKAWINESTDEEIHENFAVEPGILRYKLEQMNWMIYSAKELLRISENLKDYWNEFSNIEVRLKYGASEELVELLKIRGIGRVKARKLYDVGIKTREDIKKNPYQVVAQLGNKTAVRVLKTLKVSYDLNVLERKKGQQTLIL; this comes from the coding sequence ATGAGCGTTCACGAAGTTTTAAAAGATTTTGGAATCAAGACCTTAAGACCGCCCCAAGAGAAAGTCTTAGATAACGGACTTTTAGAGAAAAATAAAAATTTCCTTGTATGTATTCCAACGGCAAGCGGAAAAACCTTAATCGGTGAAATGGCTTTTATAAATCATCTTTTAGATGAAAATAAGAAACCCACTAACAAGAAAGCAATATTCATAGTTCCGCTAAAAGCTTTAGCTACTGAGAAATACGAAGAATTCAAGGAAAAATACGAGAAATACGGTTTAAAAATCGGTATTTCAATCGGGGATTTTGATTCAAAAGAAGACCTTTCAAGTAATAATCTTATCATAACAACTTCAGAAAAGCTCGATTCATTAATCAGACATAAAATTGACTGGCTTGAAGACGTTTCATGTGTGGTAATAGATGAAATTCATTTAATCGGGGATGGAGACAGGGGAGCTACTTTAGAAGTGGTTTTAACGATTTTAAAATCTTTAGAATTGCAGATAATAGGACTCTCGGCAACTGTCGGGAACCCTGGAGAACTCGCAGACTGGTTAAATGCTAAATTAGTTATTGACTCTTGGAGACCTATTGAGCTTAGAAAAGCGACTTTCTTTGAAAATACAATTGAATATACTGATAAGAAAGAAAAGGACGTTAAAAGGCATAAGAAAAATCCTTTAGAAAATTTAGTTATCGATACAGTAAATGAAGACGGCTCCTGTTTAATCTTTTGCAGTTCCAAAAGAAACGCAGTTGGTGAAGCTAAAAAGCACGATTTAAGGGAATACTTACACCCCTTAGAAGTTGAGAAATTAATTGAAGTTTCTGAAGAACTTTTAAGCTCAGATTCAGAGGGTAAAACCGTTAAAACTCTTGCAGACTGTGTAAAAAAAGGAATAGCCTTTCACCATGCAGGATTAACTACACAACAGAGAAAAATCGTTGAATCAGCTTACAGAAATCGAATAATAAAAGTTATTTGCTGTACTCCAACACTCTCAGCAGGTCTGAATATGCCTTGTAGACGTGCAATAATTCGAGATGTAAAGAGATTTTCAGATAACGGAATGAAATTAATACCTGTTATGGAAATTCACCAGTGCATTGGTAGAGCAGGAAGACCCGGACTTGACCCTTATGGTGAAGGAATAGTTGTTCTGAAGAAAAAAGCCGATGTTATGGAAGCTTTGAATCTTTTAAATGGAGACCCTGAACACATCTATTCAGGAATTGCCAATTACAAGAGCTTAGAAAAGCATATTTTAGGTTTAATTGCTTCGGATATTACCCGAAATAAGACAGAACTTTACAAATTCTTAAAAAATACGTTTTATGCCTACCAATATGATGATTTCGGGAAAATAAAGAGAACCGTTGAAGAAATCCTGTTTGATTTCAAAAATTCAAAACTTGTAAGACCTGAAAATGAAATCCTTGAAGTTACTGCTTTAGGTTTGAGAGTATCCGAGCTTTATATTTCGCCTTCATCTGCGATTCACATATTAGACGGCTTAAAAGGACTTGAAAACTATTCTTTTGAAGATCACATCTTATTAACTCTTTCGGGAACTCACGAAATGAAACCAAAACTCCGAACTCCTGAAGATAATTCAGAATTAAGAAACGAGCTTGAATCTTTAGGATATGATACAGTAGATGACCTTGTCGATGATTTCTTTTACTCAGGACTGTTTAAAGCTTGGATTAATGAAAGTACAGACGAAGAAATACACGAAAACTTTGCAGTAGAACCCGGAATTTTACGATACAAATTAGAGCAAATGAACTGGATGATTTATTCGGCAAAAGAGCTTCTCAGAATCTCGGAAAACCTGAAAGACTACTGGAACGAGTTTTCAAATATCGAAGTCCGGTTAAAATATGGGGCTTCTGAAGAACTTGTTGAACTCTTAAAAATCCGTGGAATAGGTCGGGTAAAAGCAAGAAAGCTCTATGATGTTGGAATTAAAACGAGAGAAGACATAAAAAAGAATCCTTATCAAGTAGTTGCCCAATTAGGCAATAAAACCGCTGTAAGAGTTCTCAAAACCTTAAAAGTGTCCTATGATTTGAATGTTTTGGAGCGGAAAAAAGGGCAGCAGACTTTAATTTTGTAA
- a CDS encoding DUF2080 family transposase-associated protein: MTKKKPLVKQVKPFGNTGHITLPKKLIGKKVKIKIQGENKDD, encoded by the coding sequence ATGACAAAGAAAAAACCCCTCGTAAAACAGGTAAAACCATTCGGAAACACCGGACATATCACATTACCTAAAAAACTAATCGGAAAGAAGGTAAAAATCAAAATTCAAGGTGAAAACAAGGATGATTAA
- a CDS encoding helix-turn-helix domain-containing protein, with the protein MLSALAKKNSRAVLNLLAEKEEGLHFGDIKKELGIDGRVLTDTLNAFLDFGLVTRKAEDESKRMSKVFYKITIRGLEALKLYVYSDKIEAGEFDGKKSNNVSINLNDNKNHGLQIIGNNIQNLHVKK; encoded by the coding sequence ATGTTGAGTGCGTTAGCAAAGAAAAATTCAAGAGCCGTTTTAAATCTGCTTGCTGAAAAAGAGGAAGGTCTTCATTTTGGAGATATTAAAAAAGAATTGGGAATAGATGGGAGAGTATTAACCGATACTTTAAACGCTTTTTTAGATTTCGGGTTAGTTACAAGAAAAGCAGAAGATGAATCAAAAAGAATGTCAAAGGTTTTCTATAAAATCACTATTCGAGGTCTTGAAGCCCTAAAATTATATGTCTATTCAGATAAAATCGAAGCAGGCGAATTTGACGGAAAAAAGTCTAATAATGTAAGTATCAACCTTAACGATAATAAAAATCATGGTTTACAGATTATAGGAAATAATATTCAAAATTTACATGTAAAAAAGTAA